In Salvelinus sp. IW2-2015 unplaced genomic scaffold, ASM291031v2 Un_scaffold7559, whole genome shotgun sequence, the sequence GAGATGCAGAACAAGCTGTGGGTGAAGGATGAGAAGCTGAAGCAGCTGAAGGCCATCGTAtcagagagtaacagcagcgcCACCTCAGAGCAGCAGCGTCCCCCACCACCCCCAGACAAGCCCCAGAGGAACTCCCGGGAGAAGGACCAGCCTCGCGCCCCTGAGAAGAGATCTCGCTCGCCACTGCCCGTGAGTTGTTCCACCCTGTCActgcttctctttctccctctcgcctctctccgtctctccctcgctctctcattctctatccatctatctctccatctatAAATTGTGATTGACGTTATTGTAATAGATATTGACTGTGGAACTATTCTAATGTTGATGGACCATTGTTGCATGGTGGGTTGATGGTGTATGAGTCTGTCTACTAAACAGGTGCTGTGTCATCAGACCACATGTACTATTACTCTGCTGTCTCACCGTTACTGGCCACCTGCATGTGTTGTCCTCTGTTTCACTCTACTGACATTTGTGACATTACAGTGTTCAGATAGAAACGCGCTTGCTGTAGAACAGATATGATTTGTCTGTCATGTAGAATAGGGCATCGTGTTGGTTCTATTTGTTACAATGTTATCTACAACGTTGTGAATACACTGTTGGAGATGCCATGCTACAGCCTTCATATAATACTCCCAGACTCCCTCCTGCTACCACCACCAGGTCAGCACAGCTCAGTACCacctcctcccaccctcctcctccgcTGGTAGTCTCTCAGTAGCCTCCGTCATCTCTGAGTGGGAGCAGAGGTTCCCCATAGGTAGGGACCCCCCCGGGACACCCGGAGCGTACGGAGGAACGACCCCATACGGAAGCAGCAGTGTGGGCCGCAGGAGAGGCCAGCGATGGGCCCCTGAGACAGAGGCCCCGGGCCCCAGCCACACGTACGGGCTAGACCTAGAGTCAAGCTCAAGGGTTAGTGTGTGTTAGAATTTCACTCTGAAGGACTGGTTTCCCAGACATAGATTAAGCATAGTCCTGCTTTTGGCTTCATCTGTGTCTTGGAAATCAGGAGGTAAACTTTAAGTAGCTGGATCTGCCATGCTTGTAGACCCGGATAGAACTGCACCCTAGACCCGGATAGAACTGTAGCTGCTTGGTTTGTATTATTACCTACTGTACATGTGCTAGCTATTAGGACCAGGCT encodes:
- the LOC112079303 gene encoding kinesin-like protein KIF23, whose protein sequence is ERRVNAKQLEMQNKLWVKDEKLKQLKAIVSESNSSATSEQQRPPPPPDKPQRNSREKDQPRAPEKRSRSPLPVSTAQYHLLPPSSSAGSLSVASVISEWEQRFPIGRDPPGTPGAYGGTTPYGSSSVGRRRGQRWAPETEAPGPSHTYGLDLESSSRGDVFRTRGGGQAVQFKTSKRLDRNAQLLQVVRGGHRETGQDNMMGTRWTGTTERTG